One window of the Oncorhynchus keta strain PuntledgeMale-10-30-2019 chromosome 31, Oket_V2, whole genome shotgun sequence genome contains the following:
- the LOC127914265 gene encoding glutamate receptor ionotropic, NMDA 2D-like: protein MLERLWLSGICHNDKIEVMSSKLDIDNMAGVFYMLLVAMGLSLLVFAWEHLVYWRLRHCMATSSGRLDFLLAISRGMYSCCSFEDETTPGGAKSSMAMLPHHHGTMVTVPPPPHLVGASSTNPALTMAQQQQQQQSQPVYKTQLPGSPPTVVHSGTALGPSNTPMLGAPLPCSTFLPRPDRRLAVVDRWRLPKAGTATNPMAVRGTVADMGPFPQKVAPTWGTTAGGVGVGGGGGLDGYKRYYGPIDPEGLGPCMDQPAGSQTPKTAPRSHPQPPPATVAFYSEKGPDQGVGRRVVGGGGAGCQGKGGVKPLGTPRLPPKSQVVGVTPVPLPTNPPLPQPSPPLPSSFWRKRRPKKPKEPGGPLARGKVWTQRTMMRMRS from the exons ATGCTGGAGCGTCTGTGGCTGTCTGGTATCTGTCACAATGATAAGATTGAGGTGATGAGCAGTAAGCTGGACATAGACAACATGGCAGGTGTCTTCTACATGCTGCTGGTGGCTATGGGGCTCAGTCTGCTGGTATTTGCCTGGGAGCACCTGGTCTACTGGCGGCTCAGACACTGCATGGCTACCAGCTCCGGGAGACTGGACTTCCTACTGGCCATCAGTAGG gGCATGTACAGTTGTTGTAGCTTTGAGGATGAAACCACGCCGGGTGGGGCCAAATCCTCCATGGCTATGCTCCCCCACCATCATGGCACCATGGTAACAGTCCCGCCCCCGCCACACTTGGTCGGTGCGTCGTCAACCAACCCGGCCCTGACCATGgcgcagcagcaacagcagcaacagtcaCAGCCCGTCTACAAAACACAACTACCTGGATCCCCTCCCACCGTGGTGCATTCTGGGACGGCGCTGGGGCCCTCCAACACTCCCATGCTGGGGGCGCCCCTGCCCTGCTCCACATTCCTCCCCCGGCCTGATCGCAGACTGGCCGTGGTGGACCGCTGGAGGCTGCCCAAGGCTGGGACCGCCACCAACCCCATGGCCGTGCGCGGGACCGTCGCAGACATGGGACCCTTCCCCCAGAAGGTGGCTCCGACCTGGGGTACGACAGCTGGAGGAGTGGgagttggtggtggtggggggctggATGGATATAAACGCTACTATGGACCCATCGACCCTGAGGGTCTGGGGCCCTGTATGGACCAGCCGGCAGGGTCCCAGACCCCCAAAACAGCCCCCAGGAGCCACCCTCAACCCCCTCCCGCCACTGTGGCCTTCTACTCAGAGAAAGGTCCTGACcagggggtggggaggagggtggTGGGAGGTGGTGGTGCTGGGTgtcaggggaagggaggggtcaAACCTTTGGGGACGCCTCGGCTACCTCCTAAAAGCCAAGTTGTGGGCGTGACCCCAGTCCCTCTACCCACTAACCCCCCGCTGCCACAaccctcaccccccctcccctcatccTTTTGGAGGAAGCGCCGGCCCAAGAAGCCCAAAGAGCCAGGCGGGCCTCT AGCACGCGGGAAGGTTTGGACGCAGAGGACGATGATGAGGATGAGGAGCTGA